In Pseudomonas lalkuanensis, the following are encoded in one genomic region:
- a CDS encoding YciI family protein, protein MKYLCLIYIEEAKLATLTDADYQAIAGECVDYTEQLTASGHYLASNALESVRTATTLRIQGGRVSMTDGPFAETKEQLGGFYLIEARDLNEALQIASKIPPARLGCIEVRPVREPEVRPTLGVAS, encoded by the coding sequence ATGAAATACCTGTGCCTGATCTATATCGAAGAAGCCAAGCTCGCCACCCTGACCGATGCCGACTACCAGGCCATCGCCGGCGAATGCGTGGACTACACCGAGCAGCTCACCGCCAGCGGCCATTACCTGGCATCCAATGCCCTGGAGTCGGTGCGCACCGCCACCACCCTGCGCATCCAGGGCGGGCGGGTGTCCATGACCGACGGGCCTTTCGCGGAAACCAAGGAACAACTCGGCGGCTTCTACCTGATCGAAGCCCGCGACCTCAACGAAGCCCTGCAGATCGCCTCGAAGATTCCGCCGGCCCGCCTGGGCTGCATCGAAGTGCGCCCGGTACGCGAACCCGAAGTGCGGCCGACCCTGGGCGTCGCCTCGTGA
- a CDS encoding Rid family hydrolase, whose product MAASRPNGQKTAYWGVSWEEGYGYPQARQVGNEIYVSGQFNHDEEGNLVAPAPLDSKGKPRDFSAMGEQMRTAYDNISKLLALYGATLEDVVEETLYVLDMDAAFAVVGSVRKAAYGTERPQCASNIIGVSRLAQRPQLIEIACKAVIGSRAD is encoded by the coding sequence ATGGCAGCTTCACGTCCCAATGGCCAAAAAACCGCGTACTGGGGTGTTTCCTGGGAAGAGGGGTATGGCTACCCTCAGGCGAGGCAGGTAGGGAACGAGATCTACGTATCCGGCCAGTTCAACCACGATGAAGAAGGCAACCTAGTTGCTCCCGCACCGCTGGATAGCAAGGGGAAGCCTCGTGATTTCTCCGCGATGGGAGAACAGATGCGCACCGCCTATGACAACATCTCCAAGCTGCTCGCTCTCTACGGCGCCACGCTTGAGGACGTAGTCGAAGAGACGCTTTATGTCCTGGACATGGACGCGGCATTCGCCGTGGTGGGCAGTGTTCGCAAGGCAGCCTATGGCACCGAACGTCCGCAGTGCGCGAGCAATATCATTGGCGTGTCCAGATTGGCGCAGCGTCCGCAACTGATCGAAATCGCTTGCAAGGCAGTTATCGGCTCGCGAGCCGATTAA
- a CDS encoding antibiotic biosynthesis monooxygenase: MPADNVNKVVTLLIRHRVRQGQLDSYESWLRRIVQTAQGYPGHLGVDVIHGKEGDHALFTSVLRFSSADHLQSWLDSDDRRRLVEEVTPLLASDEDLALHSAREFWFAPEHVPGPPPRWKQASITFAVILPLSLLVPLMWQPLFAIQPWLGGHLASNTLITLTIVLLVVYLFMPWVTRWLAPWLSKP, encoded by the coding sequence ATGCCAGCGGACAACGTCAATAAAGTGGTTACTCTACTAATCCGCCATCGCGTGCGTCAGGGCCAGCTCGACTCCTACGAGAGCTGGTTGCGACGCATCGTGCAGACTGCCCAGGGCTACCCTGGGCACTTGGGCGTCGATGTGATCCACGGTAAGGAAGGCGACCACGCACTGTTCACCAGCGTGCTGCGATTCTCCAGCGCCGACCACCTGCAGAGCTGGTTGGACTCCGACGACCGCCGGCGCTTGGTCGAGGAAGTCACCCCACTGCTGGCCAGTGACGAGGACCTAGCATTGCACTCGGCTCGCGAGTTCTGGTTCGCCCCGGAGCATGTGCCTGGCCCACCGCCGCGCTGGAAGCAGGCCAGCATCACCTTCGCCGTGATCCTGCCACTCAGCCTGCTGGTACCGCTGATGTGGCAACCACTGTTCGCGATCCAACCCTGGCTCGGCGGCCACCTTGCCAGCAATACGCTGATCACCCTGACCATCGTCCTGCTGGTGGTCTACCTGTTCATGCCATGGGTCACCCGCTGGCTTGCACCCTGGCTCAGCAAACCATGA
- a CDS encoding CTP synthase C-terminal region-related (seleno)protein codes for MKQLRIGLVGDRDDSITAHRAIPRALELAALTTGRAVQGIWLATDRIGETRLDAFHGLWCVPGSPYRDTEGALGAIAHARRTALPFLGTCGGFQHALLEHARNVLGWADAEHAETAPDAQRAVISPLPCALRETLERIQLLADSRLAAAYGMPEAFEGYHCGYGLNPAFREALTQGPLRVAATDAAGAVRAVELEGHPFFVATLFQPERAALIGRLPPLVAAFVNACQEHGQ; via the coding sequence ATGAAGCAACTGCGCATCGGCCTGGTTGGCGACAGGGACGACAGCATCACCGCTCACCGCGCCATTCCGCGCGCCCTGGAACTCGCGGCCCTGACGACCGGGAGGGCGGTGCAAGGCATCTGGCTGGCGACGGACCGCATCGGTGAAACTCGCCTCGACGCCTTCCACGGCCTCTGGTGCGTTCCCGGCAGCCCCTACCGCGATACCGAAGGCGCGCTGGGCGCCATCGCCCATGCACGGCGCACCGCCCTGCCCTTCCTCGGCACCTGCGGCGGCTTCCAGCACGCACTGCTGGAACATGCGCGCAATGTGCTCGGCTGGGCCGATGCCGAACACGCCGAAACCGCTCCGGATGCCCAGCGTGCAGTGATCAGTCCCCTGCCCTGCGCCCTGCGGGAAACTCTGGAGCGCATCCAGCTACTCGCCGACTCGCGTCTGGCCGCGGCCTATGGCATGCCCGAAGCCTTCGAGGGTTACCACTGCGGATACGGCCTGAATCCGGCCTTTCGCGAAGCACTCACCCAAGGGCCGCTGAGGGTCGCAGCCACCGACGCCGCCGGTGCGGTCAGGGCGGTGGAACTGGAGGGCCATCCGTTCTTCGTCGCCACGCTGTTCCAGCCGGAACGCGCCGCCCTGATCGGCCGCCTGCCACCGCTGGTTGCGGCGTTCGTCAACGCCTGCCAGGAGCACGGCCAATGA
- a CDS encoding LysR family transcriptional regulator, whose protein sequence is MQYEIDHTDLALVLALVRGGTLARAAELLKVDVSTVFRSLRRLEQSLGSVLFEKSRAGYLPNAAAQLLAQQAELAEKALEAARLGLEQGREAVSGTLRLTCTDAVLHGLLLPALACFMPAYPALELELTTSNDFANLSRRDADIALRLTTTPPGHLVGRCLGAVSYVLCAADSYLARSSDTDPANMAWIAPDDFLPNHPSVVWRRQRYPEVQPAYRCNSTLSVAQLVRAGLGVAALPAFLVRGETRLQVLQNDLHGCTSALWLLTRPDCRALRSVTTLFEELGRHIRLPGTAAQSG, encoded by the coding sequence ATGCAATACGAAATCGACCACACGGACCTGGCCCTGGTGCTGGCGCTGGTCCGTGGCGGCACCCTGGCGCGCGCCGCCGAGCTGCTCAAGGTGGACGTTTCCACCGTGTTCCGTTCCCTGCGGCGGCTGGAACAGTCCCTTGGCAGCGTGCTGTTCGAGAAGAGCCGCGCCGGCTACCTGCCCAATGCGGCCGCGCAACTGCTGGCGCAACAGGCTGAACTGGCGGAGAAGGCGCTGGAGGCCGCGCGCCTGGGCCTGGAGCAGGGCCGCGAGGCTGTCAGCGGCACCCTGCGCCTGACCTGCACCGACGCGGTCCTCCACGGCCTGCTGTTGCCCGCCCTGGCGTGCTTCATGCCGGCCTACCCGGCGTTGGAACTGGAGCTGACCACCTCCAACGATTTCGCCAACCTCAGCCGCCGTGACGCCGACATCGCCCTGCGCCTGACCACCACGCCGCCCGGCCATCTCGTGGGACGCTGCCTGGGGGCCGTGTCCTATGTGCTCTGCGCGGCGGACAGCTACCTGGCTCGTTCGTCCGATACCGACCCGGCGAACATGGCCTGGATAGCCCCGGACGACTTCCTGCCCAATCACCCCAGCGTGGTCTGGCGCCGCCAGCGTTACCCGGAGGTGCAACCGGCCTATCGCTGCAACAGCACACTGTCGGTGGCGCAACTGGTGCGGGCGGGCCTGGGCGTGGCGGCCCTCCCGGCGTTCCTGGTGCGGGGCGAAACGCGCCTGCAGGTGCTGCAAAACGACCTGCACGGCTGTACCAGCGCCCTCTGGCTGCTGACCCGTCCGGACTGCCGGGCGCTGCGTTCGGTCACCACCCTGTTCGAGGAACTGGGCCGTCACATCAGGCTGCCGGGCACCGCTGCGCAGAGCGGCTAA
- a CDS encoding alpha/beta hydrolase produces MNRLTLLASLLALSTGHALAAGNPGVEHHTQAFLEALEAGGGKPLETLSPQDARAVLVGAQASVKVDLSGVSVSEKTIQAGGQSIPLTIVRPEGVKGDLPVFMFFHGGGWVLGDYPTHARLIRDLVVNSGAVAVYVGYTPSPEAKYPTAIDQAFAATQWVGEHGKEIEVDSSRLAVAGNSVGGNMAAVVALKAKEAGTPKLRFQLLLWPVTDANLETASYNQFAQGHFLSKPLMKWFWDSYTTDPKQRAERFASPLQATSEQLKGLPPTLIQTAEFDVLRDEGEAYARKLDSAGVTVTAVRYNGMIHDYGLLNPLAHVPAVHAAMRQAGLELKQHLK; encoded by the coding sequence ATGAATCGTCTCACCCTGCTCGCCTCGCTGCTGGCCCTGTCCACCGGCCATGCCCTTGCCGCCGGCAACCCCGGCGTGGAACACCACACCCAGGCCTTCCTCGAGGCCCTGGAAGCCGGCGGCGGCAAGCCGCTGGAAACCCTCAGCCCGCAAGATGCCCGCGCCGTGCTGGTGGGCGCCCAGGCCTCGGTCAAGGTCGATCTGTCCGGCGTGAGTGTGTCCGAGAAAACCATCCAGGCGGGCGGCCAGTCGATCCCGCTGACCATCGTCCGCCCCGAGGGCGTGAAGGGTGACCTGCCGGTATTCATGTTCTTCCACGGCGGCGGCTGGGTGCTCGGCGACTACCCGACCCATGCCCGTCTGATCCGCGACCTGGTGGTGAACTCCGGCGCCGTGGCCGTCTATGTCGGCTACACGCCGTCGCCGGAAGCCAAATACCCGACCGCCATCGACCAGGCCTTTGCCGCCACCCAGTGGGTCGGCGAGCACGGCAAGGAGATCGAGGTGGACAGCTCGCGCCTGGCCGTGGCCGGCAACAGCGTCGGCGGCAATATGGCCGCGGTGGTCGCGCTCAAGGCCAAGGAAGCGGGCACGCCGAAACTGCGCTTCCAGCTGCTGCTGTGGCCGGTGACCGATGCCAACCTGGAGACCGCTTCCTACAACCAGTTCGCCCAGGGCCACTTCCTGAGCAAGCCGCTGATGAAATGGTTCTGGGACAGCTACACCACCGATCCCAAGCAGCGCGCCGAACGTTTCGCCTCGCCGCTACAGGCCACCAGCGAGCAGCTCAAGGGCCTGCCGCCGACCCTGATCCAGACCGCCGAGTTCGACGTGCTGCGTGACGAGGGTGAGGCTTACGCGCGCAAGCTGGATTCCGCCGGCGTGACCGTCACCGCCGTGCGCTACAACGGCATGATCCACGACTACGGTCTGCTCAACCCGTTGGCCCATGTACCAGCAGTGCACGCCGCGATGCGTCAGGCCGGTCTCGAGCTTAAGCAGCACCTCAAATAG
- a CDS encoding SRPBCC family protein: MLKAILVIIVVAILGVLGYAAISPDHFRIERTTTIAAPPEKVFPLINDFRQWTAWSPWEKIDPALKRNYSGPNEGVGAAYAWQGNNEVGTGRMEITHSQPASKVEIKLDFQMPFEAHNTAEFLLQPHAGGTQVTWAMYGPSPYTHRLMQVFFDMDDMVGSKFDQGLNNLKAAAEK; the protein is encoded by the coding sequence ATGCTCAAAGCCATCCTCGTCATCATCGTCGTCGCGATACTCGGCGTGCTGGGATACGCCGCAATCAGCCCGGATCACTTTCGCATCGAGCGTACGACCACCATTGCCGCGCCACCGGAAAAGGTCTTCCCGCTGATCAACGACTTCCGTCAGTGGACGGCCTGGTCACCCTGGGAAAAGATCGACCCCGCCCTCAAGCGCAACTACAGCGGACCCAACGAAGGCGTGGGCGCCGCCTATGCCTGGCAGGGCAACAACGAGGTGGGCACCGGGCGCATGGAAATCACCCACAGCCAGCCGGCATCCAAGGTGGAGATCAAGCTGGACTTCCAGATGCCCTTCGAGGCCCACAACACCGCAGAATTCCTCCTCCAGCCCCACGCCGGCGGAACCCAGGTCACCTGGGCCATGTACGGGCCTTCGCCCTACACCCACCGGCTGATGCAGGTGTTCTTCGACATGGATGACATGGTGGGCAGCAAGTTCGACCAGGGCCTGAACAACCTCAAGGCCGCCGCCGAGAAATAG
- a CDS encoding antibiotic biosynthesis monooxygenase family protein, translated as MIARTPEPPYYAVIFTSLRSDTEQDYAVTAERMLELAREQPGFLGVESARGADGLGITVSYWRDEASIRAWRVQAEHREAQRRGRTDWYRAFRTRVAHVERDYGLE; from the coding sequence ATGATTGCCCGCACGCCCGAGCCGCCCTACTACGCGGTGATCTTTACCTCCCTGCGCAGCGACACCGAGCAGGACTACGCCGTCACCGCCGAACGCATGCTGGAGCTGGCGCGCGAGCAACCGGGCTTCCTCGGCGTGGAATCGGCCCGGGGCGCCGACGGGCTGGGGATCACGGTGTCGTACTGGCGCGACGAGGCGTCCATCCGCGCCTGGCGCGTCCAGGCCGAACACCGCGAAGCCCAGCGACGCGGAAGGACCGATTGGTACCGGGCATTCCGTACCCGGGTGGCCCATGTCGAGCGCGACTACGGGCTGGAGTGA
- a CDS encoding amidohydrolase: MSNEPANNRRRFLAASSVLGAAGALWPVLPIFGADKGGTVQPDMILFNGRLHTVDREKPTASAVAIKDGRFLAVGSDAEVMALRGSATQVIDLQKRTVIPGLNDSHLHLIRGGLNYNLELRWEGVPSLADALRMLKEQADRTPTPQWVRVVGGWNEFQFAEKRMPTLDELNKAAPDTPVFVLHLYDRALLNRAALRVVGYGKDTPNPPGGEIVRDANGEPTGMLVARPNAMILYSTLSKGPKLPLEYQVNSTRQFMRELNRLGVTSAIDAGGGYQNYPDDYQVIEQLAKDNQLSIRIAYNLFTQKPKEELADFQQWSKIVKPGQGSDFLRHNGAGEMLVFSAADFEDFLEPRPDLAPSMEQELEPVVRHLVEQRWPFRLHATYDESISRMLDVFEKVNRDIPFNGLPWFFDHAETITPKNIERVRALGGGIAIQHRMAFQGEYFVDRYGKQAAEKTPPIQRMLSEGVPVGAGTDATRVASYNPWTSLYWMVSGKTVGGLELYPQGLPRATALELFTHGSAWFSSEQGKKGQIKVGQLADLVALSADFFSVEEEAIKWIESVLTVVDGKVVYGAGEFDKLAPPPAPVLPDWSPVARVPGHWKPGAPLVAQVHQCVGACAVHAHSHDKARRSAVPISDFQGFWGAFGCSCFAF, encoded by the coding sequence ATGTCAAATGAACCTGCCAACAACCGACGCCGCTTTCTCGCTGCGTCTTCGGTCCTAGGCGCCGCCGGCGCACTTTGGCCCGTTCTACCAATCTTCGGCGCTGATAAAGGAGGCACCGTGCAACCTGACATGATCCTGTTCAACGGCCGTCTGCACACGGTCGACCGCGAGAAGCCCACAGCCAGTGCCGTGGCGATCAAGGACGGGCGCTTCCTCGCCGTCGGTAGCGATGCCGAAGTCATGGCCCTGCGCGGCAGCGCCACCCAGGTCATCGACCTGCAGAAACGCACGGTGATCCCCGGCCTCAACGACTCGCACCTGCACCTGATCCGCGGCGGCCTCAACTACAACCTGGAGTTGCGCTGGGAAGGCGTGCCGTCGCTGGCCGATGCCCTGCGCATGCTCAAGGAACAGGCCGACCGCACGCCCACCCCGCAGTGGGTGCGGGTGGTCGGTGGCTGGAACGAATTCCAGTTCGCCGAGAAGCGCATGCCGACCCTCGACGAGCTGAACAAGGCTGCGCCGGACACCCCGGTGTTCGTCCTCCACCTGTATGACCGCGCACTGCTCAACCGCGCCGCGCTGCGGGTGGTCGGCTACGGCAAGGACACGCCCAACCCGCCGGGCGGCGAGATCGTTCGCGATGCCAATGGCGAGCCCACCGGCATGCTGGTGGCGCGGCCCAACGCGATGATCCTCTACTCGACCCTGAGCAAGGGGCCCAAGCTGCCGCTGGAATACCAGGTCAACTCGACCCGCCAGTTCATGCGCGAGCTGAATCGCCTGGGCGTGACCAGTGCCATCGATGCCGGCGGTGGTTACCAGAATTATCCGGACGACTACCAGGTGATCGAGCAGCTGGCCAAGGACAACCAGCTGAGCATCCGCATCGCCTACAACCTGTTCACCCAGAAACCCAAGGAAGAGCTGGCCGACTTCCAGCAGTGGAGCAAGATCGTCAAACCCGGCCAGGGCAGCGACTTCCTGCGTCACAACGGCGCCGGCGAGATGCTGGTGTTCTCCGCCGCCGACTTCGAGGACTTCCTCGAACCGCGCCCGGACCTCGCGCCAAGCATGGAGCAGGAGTTGGAACCGGTCGTCCGCCACCTGGTCGAGCAGCGCTGGCCGTTCCGCCTGCACGCCACCTACGACGAATCCATCTCGCGCATGCTCGACGTGTTCGAGAAGGTCAACCGTGACATCCCGTTCAACGGCCTGCCGTGGTTCTTCGACCACGCCGAGACCATCACGCCGAAGAACATCGAGCGCGTCCGCGCCCTCGGTGGCGGCATCGCCATCCAGCACCGCATGGCCTTCCAGGGCGAATACTTCGTCGACCGCTACGGCAAGCAGGCCGCCGAGAAGACCCCGCCGATCCAGCGCATGCTGAGTGAGGGCGTGCCGGTCGGCGCCGGTACCGACGCCACCCGCGTGGCCAGCTACAACCCCTGGACTTCGCTGTACTGGATGGTCAGCGGCAAGACCGTCGGCGGTCTGGAGCTGTACCCGCAGGGCCTGCCGCGCGCCACCGCGCTGGAGCTGTTCACCCATGGCAGCGCCTGGTTCTCCAGCGAGCAGGGCAAGAAGGGGCAGATCAAGGTCGGCCAACTGGCCGATCTGGTCGCCCTGTCGGCGGACTTCTTCAGCGTCGAGGAAGAGGCGATCAAGTGGATCGAGTCGGTGCTCACCGTGGTCGACGGCAAGGTGGTGTATGGCGCTGGCGAGTTTGACAAGCTGGCGCCGCCGCCGGCTCCGGTACTGCCCGACTGGTCGCCGGTGGCCAGGGTGCCCGGCCACTGGAAACCCGGCGCGCCGCTGGTGGCGCAGGTGCACCAGTGCGTCGGCGCCTGCGCCGTGCATGCCCACAGCCACGACAAGGCGCGCCGCTCGGCGGTGCCGATCAGCGACTTCCAGGGCTTCTGGGGTGCGTTCGGCTGCTCGTGCTTCGCCTTCTGA
- a CDS encoding YybH family protein, giving the protein MSSETLKATTELEVHEVFNQWLKAARAKNVEAILACYADEVIAYDAILKLQFKGLDAYGQHWRFCMELCAGDGIFEPAEPTIHADTAVAFVHCLIRCGGEQDGVVKTSWMRGTQGYVKRGDTWKIVHEHFSAPFDMESGSALFDLQP; this is encoded by the coding sequence ATGAGCAGCGAAACCCTGAAGGCCACCACCGAACTGGAAGTGCACGAAGTCTTCAACCAATGGCTGAAGGCGGCCCGTGCCAAGAACGTGGAAGCGATCCTGGCCTGCTACGCGGACGAGGTGATCGCCTACGACGCCATTCTCAAATTGCAGTTCAAGGGCCTCGATGCCTACGGCCAGCACTGGCGCTTTTGCATGGAGCTGTGTGCCGGCGACGGCATTTTCGAACCCGCCGAGCCCACCATCCACGCCGATACCGCCGTGGCCTTCGTGCACTGCCTGATTCGTTGCGGCGGCGAGCAGGATGGCGTGGTGAAGACCAGCTGGATGCGCGGCACCCAGGGCTACGTCAAGCGCGGCGACACGTGGAAGATCGTCCACGAACACTTCTCCGCGCCCTTCGATATGGAAAGCGGCAGCGCCCTGTTCGACCTGCAGCCCTGA
- a CDS encoding hydrolase: MNNPKTEVLTPQNSQLIFIDHQPQMAFGVQSIDRQTLKNNTVALAKAAKIFDVPTTITTVETESFSGHTYPELLAVFPDAPLLERTSMNSWDDQKVRDALNKNGRKKIIVAGLWTEVCNTTFALSAMHDADYEIYMVADASGGTTKEAHDYAMQRMIQAGVVPMTWQQVLLEWQRDWKNRDTYDAVMNLVKEHSGAYGMGVDYAYTMVHKAPERVEHGPTLAPVAAPI, encoded by the coding sequence ATGAACAATCCGAAAACCGAAGTCCTGACTCCCCAAAACAGCCAACTGATCTTCATTGATCACCAGCCCCAGATGGCCTTCGGTGTCCAGAGCATCGATCGGCAAACTCTGAAGAACAACACGGTGGCTCTGGCCAAGGCAGCGAAGATCTTCGACGTCCCCACCACCATCACCACGGTGGAGACCGAGAGCTTCTCCGGCCATACCTACCCCGAGTTGCTAGCGGTGTTTCCCGACGCCCCCTTGCTGGAGCGCACCTCGATGAACTCCTGGGACGACCAGAAAGTTCGTGATGCCTTGAACAAGAACGGGCGCAAAAAGATCATCGTCGCCGGCCTGTGGACCGAGGTATGCAACACCACCTTCGCACTCTCCGCCATGCACGATGCCGACTACGAGATCTACATGGTCGCCGACGCTTCCGGCGGCACCACCAAGGAAGCACACGACTACGCCATGCAGCGCATGATCCAGGCTGGCGTAGTGCCGATGACCTGGCAGCAAGTGCTGCTGGAATGGCAGCGCGACTGGAAGAATCGCGACACCTACGACGCCGTCATGAACCTGGTCAAGGAACACTCCGGCGCATACGGCATGGGCGTCGACTACGCATACACCATGGTCCACAAGGCGCCTGAGCGCGTTGAGCACGGCCCGACTCTAGCCCCTGTCGCCGCCCCCATCTAA
- a CDS encoding RNA polymerase sigma factor: MRLRVESIYRSDSRRVLATLIRLLGDFDLAEEALHDAFIAAVQQWPRDGIPANPRAWLVSAGRFKAIDSLRRRARFDASKRHLVAELEEAASAFEEGEDVEDDRLRLIFTCCHPALPADAQVPLTLREVCDLKTEEIARAFLSTPSTIAQRIVRAKAKIRDAHIPYQVPALAELPQRLDNVLRVIYLVFNEGYSATSGDSLTRTDLSAEAIRLARLLLELLPDPEVMGLLALMLLHDSRRTARANADGELILLDEQDRTLWDRAQIAEGLALVTQALASRRVGVYLLQAAISAVHAQAADAASTDWGQIVGLYDVLQRLVPSPVVALNRAVAVAMRDGPEAGLAEVDALLESGELRDYHLAHAARADFCRRLGRKDDARAAYHGALALARQEPERRFIEKRLRELEA, from the coding sequence CTGCGCCTGCGGGTCGAGTCGATCTACCGCAGTGACTCGCGTCGCGTCCTCGCCACGCTGATCCGCCTCCTGGGGGATTTCGACCTGGCCGAGGAAGCCCTGCACGACGCCTTCATCGCTGCGGTGCAGCAATGGCCGCGGGATGGCATTCCAGCCAACCCGCGCGCCTGGCTGGTATCGGCCGGTCGCTTCAAGGCCATCGACAGCCTGCGCCGGCGCGCCCGTTTCGACGCATCGAAGCGCCATCTGGTGGCCGAACTGGAAGAGGCCGCCAGCGCCTTCGAGGAGGGCGAGGATGTGGAGGATGACCGCCTGCGGCTGATCTTCACCTGCTGCCACCCGGCGCTGCCGGCGGACGCCCAGGTACCGCTGACCCTGCGTGAGGTCTGCGACCTGAAGACCGAGGAAATCGCCCGCGCCTTCCTCAGCACGCCGTCCACCATCGCCCAGCGCATCGTGCGGGCCAAGGCGAAGATCCGTGATGCGCACATTCCCTATCAGGTGCCGGCCCTGGCCGAACTGCCGCAGCGGCTGGATAACGTCCTGCGGGTCATCTACCTGGTGTTCAACGAAGGCTACTCGGCCACCTCCGGGGATTCCCTGACCCGCACCGACCTCTCCGCCGAGGCCATCCGCCTGGCGCGCTTGCTGCTGGAGCTGTTGCCGGACCCTGAAGTGATGGGGCTGCTGGCGTTGATGCTGTTGCACGACTCGCGCCGCACCGCCCGTGCCAACGCGGACGGCGAGCTGATCCTGCTGGACGAGCAGGACCGCACCCTGTGGGACCGGGCGCAGATCGCCGAGGGCCTCGCCCTGGTGACCCAGGCGCTGGCCAGCCGGCGTGTCGGCGTCTACCTGCTGCAGGCCGCCATCTCCGCCGTGCATGCCCAGGCGGCCGATGCGGCGAGCACCGACTGGGGGCAGATCGTCGGCCTCTACGACGTACTGCAACGCCTCGTGCCGTCGCCCGTGGTGGCCCTCAATCGCGCAGTGGCGGTCGCCATGCGTGACGGGCCGGAAGCGGGTCTGGCGGAAGTGGATGCCTTGCTGGAAAGCGGGGAACTGCGTGACTACCACCTGGCCCATGCCGCCCGGGCCGACTTCTGCCGGCGCCTTGGGCGCAAAGACGACGCGCGGGCGGCCTATCACGGCGCCCTGGCGCTGGCGCGGCAGGAACCCGAGCGGCGCTTCATCGAGAAGCGCCTGCGTGAACTGGAGGCATGA
- a CDS encoding LysR family transcriptional regulator, whose amino-acid sequence MFGVKSSPRGVSSGQGTQGRAKWDLSEAVNQLSWDDLRIIKTLSESGNRAITAKKLGINVSTVSRRVAQLEKALGIALFDHRRSGYMLTTEGAELRALAERVELDIVSVARRISRAEHGLLGKLRITTSDSLLLYFLTPIIADFKAVNEGITIEVLVGNQTLSLARDESDIAVRATKKPSDSLVGRKLATIAWAPYGNVKSAPASAPFAEGQSWVSYSGGLCDLKATSYVDNRVDAHCISYRTDSVAAASVAIAAGLGFGFLPCMLGDITPGLRRVGPVVPELNDELWLLTHQDIRKSWRVKAFMTFCAAAVANQKPLIEGQLAQPAE is encoded by the coding sequence ATGTTTGGCGTGAAATCATCACCTAGAGGTGTTTCATCGGGTCAGGGTACGCAAGGCCGTGCCAAATGGGACCTGAGCGAAGCTGTAAACCAGCTCTCGTGGGACGATCTTCGAATCATCAAGACGCTCAGCGAGTCTGGCAATCGCGCCATCACTGCCAAGAAGCTCGGAATCAACGTATCCACCGTCTCACGCCGAGTGGCTCAGCTTGAGAAAGCACTTGGGATCGCTCTGTTCGATCACCGGCGCTCGGGTTACATGCTCACCACGGAAGGTGCCGAGTTGCGGGCCCTGGCCGAACGCGTCGAGCTCGATATCGTCAGCGTCGCTCGGCGCATATCACGTGCGGAGCACGGGCTTCTGGGCAAGCTGCGAATTACCACCAGTGACTCGTTACTCCTGTACTTCCTCACCCCCATCATTGCGGACTTCAAGGCGGTCAACGAAGGGATTACGATCGAGGTTCTGGTGGGTAACCAAACGTTGAGTCTTGCCCGAGACGAGTCGGACATCGCGGTAAGAGCGACCAAGAAACCTTCGGATAGCCTAGTGGGGCGGAAACTCGCAACAATCGCCTGGGCACCGTACGGCAATGTTAAAAGCGCGCCTGCTTCTGCGCCTTTCGCCGAAGGCCAGTCGTGGGTGTCGTATTCCGGTGGTCTTTGCGATCTGAAAGCCACCAGCTACGTCGACAACAGAGTGGATGCGCACTGCATTTCGTATCGAACCGACTCTGTCGCTGCAGCGAGTGTTGCAATCGCGGCGGGGCTCGGTTTCGGGTTCCTGCCCTGCATGCTGGGTGATATCACACCGGGGCTGAGGCGCGTCGGCCCGGTGGTGCCCGAGCTCAATGATGAACTCTGGCTGCTCACCCACCAGGACATTCGGAAGTCTTGGCGAGTCAAGGCCTTCATGACCTTCTGCGCCGCCGCAGTGGCGAACCAGAAGCCCCTCATCGAGGGGCAACTCGCGCAACCGGCCGAGTAG